One Anolis carolinensis isolate JA03-04 unplaced genomic scaffold, rAnoCar3.1.pri scaffold_26, whole genome shotgun sequence DNA segment encodes these proteins:
- the LOC134294861 gene encoding gastrula zinc finger protein XlCGF7.1-like: MATIRLAHVPQAENCFTRSSGLRSHQRTHTGEKPYNCLECGQSFTQKGHLHSHQRTHTGEKPYTCRECGQSFSDCSGLRSHQRTHTGEKPYTCLECGRSFTQKGHLHSHQRTHTGEKPYTCLECGQSFTHSSGLHSHQRTHTGEKPYACLECGQSFTHSSGLRSHQRTHTGEKPYNCLECGQNFTRKGSLHIHQRTHTGEKPYKCLECGQSFTHSSGLRSHQWTHTGEKP; this comes from the exons ATGGCTACCATCCGCCTTGCTCATGttcctcaagcagaaaatt gcttcactcggagttcaggcctacgttcacatcaaaggactcacactggggagaaaccctataactgcctggagtgtggacagagctttactcagaagggacacttacattcacatcaaaggactcacactggggagaaaccctatacatgccgggagtgtggacagagcttcagtgattgttcaggtctacgttcacatcaaaggactcacactggggaaaagccctatacatgcctggagtgtggacggagctttactcagaagggacacttacattcacatcaaaggactcacactggggagaaaccctatacatgcctggagtgtggacagagcttcactcatagttcaggcctacattcacatcaaaggactcacactggggagaaaccctatgcatgcctggagtgtggacagagcttcactcatagttcaggcctacgttcacatcaaaggactcacactggggagaaaccctataactgcctggagtgtggacagaactttactcggaagggaagcttacatatacatcaaaggactcacactggggagaaaccctataaatgcctggagtgtggacagagcttcactcatagttcaggcctacgttcacatcaatggactcacaccggggagaagccctaa